A DNA window from Eikenella exigua contains the following coding sequences:
- the lspA gene encoding signal peptidase II encodes MINMKEVSWFRLWSYALLAALVVVADQWSKLWVLDHIVFNWREPVIEGFFDLTHVYNPGAAFSFLAGASGWQKYLFAGLAAVVTLYLALGIRSGKFGRLGDVAAAMIIGGAIGNVIDRINYGHVIDFLLFYWNNRYYPAFNVADSFICIGAVLFVIDGFCQGRRDQAT; translated from the coding sequence ATGATAAATATGAAAGAAGTTTCGTGGTTCCGGCTGTGGTCGTATGCTTTGCTGGCTGCTTTGGTAGTGGTGGCCGATCAGTGGAGCAAATTGTGGGTGTTGGATCATATCGTGTTCAACTGGCGCGAACCGGTTATCGAGGGGTTTTTCGATCTGACACATGTGTACAACCCCGGCGCGGCGTTTAGTTTCCTGGCCGGTGCCTCAGGCTGGCAGAAATATTTGTTTGCCGGCTTGGCGGCGGTGGTTACGCTGTATTTGGCATTGGGTATCCGTTCTGGGAAATTCGGCCGTTTGGGTGATGTGGCAGCAGCGATGATTATCGGCGGCGCCATCGGTAATGTCATCGACCGCATCAATTACGGGCATGTAATCGATTTCTTGTTGTTTTATTGGAATAATCGCTACTATCCGGCGTTTAATGTGGCCGATAGTTTTATCTGTATTGGCGCAGTATTGTTCGTAATTGACGGTTTCTGTCAGGGCAGGCGAGATCAAGCTACCTAA
- a CDS encoding DUF4184 family protein, with protein MPFTLAHPVAMLPFARRRVHFLAMVIGSLALDFVYFLHGCAVPGGHGLANLLWPNLPLCFAIYALYLALWHHTLRNFLPNCPNAAYRLPENTLAAAPQKRRQMAAVLFAFMGSALFGMATHLFLDTFTHSTGWFVQHFAPLQQLVLALPAYKWLQYGGGVLGLGGCLLFALYTARRRPHRSAKTVQQKSLFMGRLHPADVLRLGTLANRCPRTAGPCRYANNLPHRLRRAQIITTLHGALLSGIANALLFSYCVGSSCCTFVLFTAHGLVGEDVASAIA; from the coding sequence ATGCCCTTCACCCTTGCCCACCCCGTTGCCATGCTGCCCTTTGCCCGCCGCCGCGTTCACTTCCTGGCCATGGTTATCGGCAGCCTCGCACTGGATTTTGTGTATTTCCTGCACGGCTGCGCAGTGCCGGGCGGGCATGGTTTGGCCAATCTGCTGTGGCCAAACCTGCCGCTGTGTTTCGCCATCTACGCGCTCTATCTCGCCTTATGGCACCACACTTTGCGCAACTTCCTGCCCAACTGCCCCAACGCGGCTTACAGGCTACCTGAAAATACCTTAGCCGCCGCACCGCAAAAACGCCGCCAAATGGCGGCTGTGCTGTTTGCCTTTATGGGCAGCGCTCTGTTCGGCATGGCCACCCATCTGTTTTTGGATACCTTCACCCACTCGACCGGCTGGTTTGTACAGCATTTTGCCCCGCTGCAGCAGCTGGTGCTCGCCCTGCCAGCTTATAAGTGGCTGCAATATGGCGGCGGTGTGCTCGGCTTGGGCGGCTGCCTGCTGTTTGCGCTCTATACCGCCCGCCGTCGGCCGCACCGCTCAGCCAAAACCGTGCAGCAGAAAAGCCTCTTCATGGGCAGGCTGCACCCTGCTGACGTTCTCCGGCTGGGCACTTTGGCAAACCGCTGTCCCCGTACCGCTGGCCCATGCCGCTACGCAAACAATCTGCCTCATCGACTGCGGCGTGCTCAGATTATTACTACTCTGCACGGCGCTTTGCTTTCAGGTATCGCTAACGCACTTCTCTTCTCTTACTGCGTTGGCTCGTCTTGCTGTACTTTTGTACTGTTTACGGCTCATGGTCTGGTAGGAGAAGATGTTGCTTCAGCTATAGCCTGA
- the recA gene encoding recombinase RecA gives MAEAKNKADKASTPEDDKKKALAAALAQIEKNFGKGAIMKMDGSHQDKNLEVISTGSLGVDLALGVGGLPRGRIVEIFGPESSGKTTLCLETIAQCQKNGGVCAFIDAENAFDPIYARKLGVKVEELMVSQPDTGEQALEICDMLVRSGGVDMVVIDSVAALVPKAEIEGEMGDSHVGLQARLMSQALRKLTGHIKKTNTLVVFINQIRMKIGVMFGSPETTTGGNALKFYASVRLDIRRIGQIKKGDDILGNETRVKVIKNKVAPPFRQAEFDILYGEGVSREGELIDWGDKVGIIKKSGAWYSYNGDKIGQGKDNVRVWLKENPEVAAEIEAQIRKEVGINIEITEGQRDKTDGEQPEE, from the coding sequence ATGGCAGAAGCAAAAAACAAGGCAGATAAAGCGTCTACTCCTGAAGACGATAAGAAAAAAGCTCTAGCCGCCGCGCTGGCGCAGATTGAAAAGAATTTCGGCAAAGGCGCCATCATGAAGATGGACGGCAGCCATCAGGATAAAAACTTGGAAGTGATTTCCACCGGCTCTTTGGGCGTGGATTTGGCGCTGGGCGTGGGCGGTTTGCCGCGCGGGCGTATTGTGGAAATCTTCGGCCCGGAATCTTCTGGTAAAACCACGCTGTGTTTGGAAACTATCGCACAATGTCAGAAAAACGGCGGCGTGTGTGCCTTTATCGATGCGGAAAACGCGTTCGACCCTATTTACGCGCGCAAGCTGGGCGTGAAGGTGGAAGAGTTGATGGTGTCGCAGCCGGACACGGGCGAGCAGGCGCTGGAAATCTGCGATATGCTGGTGCGTTCCGGCGGTGTGGACATGGTGGTGATCGACTCCGTGGCCGCGCTGGTGCCGAAAGCAGAAATCGAAGGCGAAATGGGCGACAGCCACGTGGGCCTGCAAGCCCGCCTGATGAGCCAGGCCTTGCGCAAGCTCACCGGCCACATTAAGAAAACCAACACTTTGGTGGTGTTCATCAACCAAATCCGCATGAAGATCGGCGTGATGTTCGGCAGCCCGGAAACTACCACCGGCGGCAATGCGCTCAAGTTCTACGCCTCCGTGCGCCTCGATATCCGCCGCATCGGCCAGATTAAAAAAGGCGACGACATCCTGGGCAACGAAACCCGCGTGAAAGTGATTAAAAACAAAGTAGCGCCGCCATTCCGTCAAGCCGAGTTCGACATCCTCTACGGCGAAGGCGTAAGCCGCGAAGGCGAGCTGATCGACTGGGGCGATAAAGTCGGCATCATCAAAAAATCCGGCGCGTGGTATAGCTACAACGGCGATAAAATCGGCCAAGGCAAAGACAACGTGCGTGTGTGGCTGAAGGAAAATCCGGAAGTGGCCGCCGAAATTGAAGCGCAAATCCGCAAGGAAGTCGGCATCAATATCGAG
- the trmB gene encoding tRNA (guanosine(46)-N7)-methyltransferase TrmB: protein MTQSDAQHEQHPRSIKSFVLRQGHMTPAQQRAIDENWPRFGLDFQHAPIDLNAAFGREAPKILEIGFGMGTATAEIAQRLPEKDFLAIDVHGPGVGNLCKLMAEQDIANIRVMRHDAVEVVETMLPDACLSGIHIFFPDPWHKKRHHKRRLIQAPFVAKLLPKLKSGGYIHLATDWEEYAVQMLEVLGSLPELQNTAEAYALTPAYRPETKFEARGKRLGHGVWDLVFEKR from the coding sequence ATGACCCAATCCGATGCCCAACACGAACAACACCCGCGCAGTATCAAATCCTTCGTTTTGCGCCAAGGCCACATGACTCCCGCCCAACAGCGCGCCATCGATGAAAACTGGCCGCGCTTCGGCTTGGATTTTCAACACGCGCCTATTGATTTAAACGCCGCCTTCGGCCGAGAAGCCCCGAAAATCCTCGAAATCGGCTTCGGCATGGGCACCGCCACCGCCGAAATCGCCCAAAGGCTACCTGAAAAAGATTTTCTCGCCATCGATGTGCACGGCCCCGGCGTGGGAAATTTGTGCAAACTCATGGCCGAGCAGGATATTGCCAATATCCGCGTGATGCGCCACGATGCCGTGGAAGTGGTGGAAACCATGCTGCCCGATGCCTGCTTGAGCGGCATCCACATCTTCTTCCCTGACCCTTGGCACAAAAAACGCCACCACAAACGCCGCCTGATTCAAGCCCCCTTCGTGGCCAAACTGCTGCCCAAACTCAAAAGCGGCGGCTATATCCACCTCGCCACCGACTGGGAAGAGTACGCTGTGCAGATGCTGGAGGTGTTGGGCAGCTTACCTGAGCTGCAAAACACCGCCGAAGCCTACGCCCTCACTCCCGCCTACCGCCCCGAAACCAAATTTGAAGCACGCGGCAAACGGCTCGGGCATGGTGTGTGGGATTTGGTGTTTGAAAAACGCTGA
- the ispH gene encoding 4-hydroxy-3-methylbut-2-enyl diphosphate reductase has product MKLPKDSNRHTQRKNMVKTIMLANPRGFCAGVDRAISIVERALELFGAPVYVRHEVVHNKFVVDNLRAKGAIFVEELEEVPPGATLIYSAHGVSKAVQQEAAERGFRVFDATCPLVTKVHREVARLDEHGYQIIMIGHAGHSEVEGTMGQLPPGSMLLVETAADVADLEVHNPDKLAHVSQTTLSIDETKEIIDALRARFPNIRSPHKEDICYATTNRQEAVKQLAAASDVVVVVGSPNSSNSNRLREVAAQRGVDAYMVDNAGYLKKEWFTSKERVGITAGASAPEVLVREVVDTVHSWGYETVQEREGKKESIVFVLPKELRG; this is encoded by the coding sequence ATCAAGCTACCTAAAGATAGCAACAGACACACACAGAGGAAAAACATGGTGAAAACCATTATGCTGGCCAATCCGCGCGGTTTTTGCGCAGGAGTGGACCGTGCCATCAGTATTGTGGAACGGGCATTGGAGCTGTTTGGTGCGCCGGTTTATGTGCGGCATGAAGTGGTGCACAATAAATTCGTGGTGGACAATTTGCGCGCCAAAGGGGCGATTTTCGTGGAGGAGTTGGAGGAAGTACCGCCCGGCGCTACACTGATCTATTCGGCGCACGGCGTATCCAAGGCGGTGCAGCAGGAGGCGGCGGAGCGTGGATTCCGTGTGTTTGATGCCACTTGTCCGCTGGTAACCAAGGTACACCGTGAAGTGGCGCGATTGGACGAGCACGGCTACCAAATCATCATGATCGGCCATGCTGGCCATTCGGAAGTGGAAGGCACGATGGGTCAACTGCCGCCTGGCAGTATGCTTTTGGTGGAAACGGCGGCGGATGTAGCCGATTTGGAAGTACACAACCCCGATAAGCTGGCGCACGTGAGCCAAACCACGCTGTCGATTGACGAAACCAAGGAAATCATCGATGCGCTGCGGGCGCGCTTTCCCAATATCCGAAGCCCGCACAAGGAAGACATCTGCTATGCTACCACCAACCGTCAAGAAGCGGTGAAGCAGCTGGCGGCGGCCAGCGATGTAGTGGTGGTGGTAGGCTCGCCCAATTCTTCCAATAGCAATCGTTTGCGCGAAGTGGCCGCGCAGCGTGGCGTGGATGCCTATATGGTGGACAATGCAGGCTACCTGAAAAAGGAATGGTTTACCAGCAAAGAGCGGGTAGGGATTACTGCTGGGGCCTCTGCACCAGAGGTGCTGGTGCGAGAGGTAGTGGATACCGTGCACAGTTGGGGTTATGAAACAGTGCAGGAAAGGGAGGGCAAGAAAGAGAGCATCGTGTTTGTGCTGCCCAAAGAACTGCGTGGGTGA